A single region of the Mesotoga sp. BH458_6_3_2_1 genome encodes:
- the rpiB gene encoding ribose 5-phosphate isomerase B: MKIAIGSDHAAYELKSYLVRYIEKKGHTVYDLGPESGTYSVDYPDFSQKVCGSVTNGEADFGVLLCGTGIGMSIAANKHRGIRAALCFFPEMAALARRHNHANVLVLGGRLIGSELASWIVDAFLSSSEEGGRHQKRVDKLEIKVDENRVTDS; this comes from the coding sequence ATGAAGATTGCGATTGGTTCTGATCACGCTGCATATGAGCTGAAATCCTATCTCGTTAGATACATAGAGAAAAAGGGTCACACAGTATATGATCTTGGTCCGGAATCGGGCACCTATTCGGTGGACTATCCTGACTTTTCTCAGAAGGTATGTGGATCAGTAACGAATGGGGAAGCAGATTTTGGCGTTTTGCTTTGTGGAACTGGAATTGGGATGTCGATTGCGGCAAACAAGCACAGAGGCATTCGGGCAGCTCTATGCTTTTTCCCCGAGATGGCAGCGCTTGCCAGAAGACACAACCACGCTAACGTTCTTGTTCTCGGAGGCAGACTGATTGGCAGCGAACTGGCAAGTTGGATTGTTGATGCTTTTCTCAGCTCGTCAGAAGAAGGCGGCCGTCACCAGAAAAGAGTTGATAAACTTGAAATTAAGGTCGATGAGAATCGGGTGACAGACAGTTGA
- the lexA gene encoding transcriptional repressor LexA: protein MTLTEKQKKILEYIENFIKLYGYPPSIRDICRDFDISSPRGVAKHLESLEKKGYIERTGVSRGIRVLKSPDGSSLTPGEDVVMLPVIGNVAAGEAVQAVQTEEEKIPVPLWMIRRGFEYYMLRVTGNSMIDSHIVNGDFVIIRKQEWANNGDIVVALIDDEYATLKKYENEGPKIRLVPSNPEMLPIVVEANRVKIQGRLSGVLRWYK, encoded by the coding sequence TTGACGCTGACGGAGAAACAGAAGAAGATTCTGGAGTACATCGAGAACTTCATTAAGCTTTATGGTTACCCGCCAAGCATCAGAGACATCTGTAGAGATTTTGACATTTCTTCTCCTCGGGGAGTGGCAAAACATCTCGAGTCTCTGGAGAAGAAGGGCTACATCGAAAGAACAGGTGTCTCTCGTGGAATAAGAGTCTTAAAAAGCCCAGACGGTTCTTCACTGACACCTGGCGAAGATGTGGTCATGCTCCCTGTCATCGGCAATGTTGCAGCGGGCGAAGCAGTACAGGCTGTTCAAACAGAAGAAGAGAAGATCCCAGTTCCTCTTTGGATGATTAGAAGAGGATTTGAGTACTATATGTTGAGAGTCACCGGCAACAGTATGATTGATTCCCATATAGTAAATGGCGACTTCGTGATTATAAGAAAACAGGAGTGGGCGAATAATGGCGACATTGTGGTGGCTTTAATAGATGATGAGTACGCTACTCTCAAGAAGTATGAAAACGAAGGACCAAAGATTCGACTTGTGCCTTCAAATCCGGAGATGCTTCCTATCGTCGTAGAAGCAAATAGAGTGAAGATACAGGGCCGGCTTTCCGGAGTCCTCCGCTGGTACAAGTAA
- the gyrA gene encoding DNA gyrase subunit A, whose product MPEEIIHKNIDDELINSYMLYSMSVIVGRAIPDLRDGLKPVQRRILFGMSELGLRHNQGFKKSARIVGEVMGKFHPHGDAAIYDALVRMAQSFSMRYPLVEGQGNFGSIDRDPPAAMRYTEARMQSLSEELLQDIDKNTVPMLPNFDGSLSEPDVLPTKIPNLLLNGTSGIAVGMMTSIPPHNLIEIVEAVNLLISDPECTVSDLLKYVKGPDFPTGGMIMDAGSIPSIYQEGKGRMTVRAIAEIEESAGSSQIVVHEIPYNTSKADLIQQIVNATQNHRDLQIRNIRDESDQKGLRVVIELKRGADPNVVLNLLFKHTQLQTTFSVNMLVIDEKKRPRVLNLKQILQGFLSHRFNVIRAKTEYDLEQASRRAHIVEGLTKATRSIDTVVDIIRNSANAEEASKNLMETLEVTQEQSSAILDMRMGKLTGMEIEKLLNEYRDLVAKINEYRLILASDEKVYEIIQKELGEIKEKYGDARRTKIDLGNGTDFNIEDVIPDEEIVLMVTKKGYIKSTPLESYRKQGRGGKGVIGVRTGEEDFVVNILTTTRLSKTVIITSKGKAYVLSNHIIDHSSRDSKGKLLANYIKIDPDENVQAVLSTRREEVKGKHLVITTRSGKIKKTEFEAFLNVRVSGIKAISLNESDRVIDASLTTKENDTIIISTKNGMVIRFSLEQVRSMGRSAAGVMGIRLKKNDEVVGANIVAAEDERFLLTATQKGGGKRTRISEYRCQNRGGLGVKNIYGLEKIGQVIGTLVVNGDDGVILATKSGMSIRIPISQVRPTGRVTKGVRIVDLKENDIVATMAVVVD is encoded by the coding sequence TTGCCTGAAGAGATAATTCATAAGAACATCGACGATGAACTGATTAATTCATATATGCTCTATTCAATGAGCGTAATTGTAGGTAGAGCTATTCCTGACTTGCGTGACGGTTTGAAGCCCGTGCAAAGAAGAATACTCTTCGGAATGTCGGAACTTGGTCTTCGCCATAACCAAGGCTTCAAGAAGAGCGCGCGTATCGTTGGAGAGGTCATGGGAAAGTTCCATCCACACGGTGACGCCGCTATATACGATGCCCTTGTCAGAATGGCTCAATCTTTCTCGATGCGTTATCCCCTTGTTGAGGGACAGGGCAACTTTGGGTCAATCGACAGAGATCCACCAGCTGCAATGCGATACACCGAAGCAAGGATGCAATCCTTGTCTGAAGAACTTCTTCAGGATATCGATAAGAACACAGTCCCAATGCTGCCCAACTTTGATGGGTCTCTTTCTGAACCAGATGTGCTTCCAACTAAGATTCCCAATCTACTTCTCAATGGTACTTCTGGAATCGCTGTCGGAATGATGACTAGCATTCCTCCGCACAATCTAATCGAGATTGTAGAAGCCGTAAATCTGCTAATTAGTGACCCTGAATGTACGGTTTCCGACCTTCTAAAATACGTTAAAGGACCTGATTTTCCGACTGGCGGCATGATAATGGATGCAGGATCGATTCCATCGATTTATCAGGAAGGAAAGGGCCGCATGACTGTCAGGGCAATTGCAGAGATTGAGGAGTCGGCGGGAAGTTCTCAAATTGTTGTTCATGAGATACCTTACAATACATCGAAAGCAGATCTCATACAACAAATCGTTAATGCCACTCAGAACCATCGCGATCTCCAGATAAGGAATATTAGGGATGAATCCGATCAAAAGGGACTCAGAGTAGTAATAGAGTTGAAACGAGGAGCCGACCCGAATGTTGTTCTTAATCTCCTGTTCAAGCACACCCAACTGCAGACGACATTCAGCGTGAACATGCTGGTTATCGACGAGAAGAAGCGCCCAAGAGTACTGAATCTCAAGCAAATTCTTCAGGGCTTTCTTTCTCACCGGTTCAATGTAATTAGAGCCAAGACTGAATACGACCTTGAGCAGGCATCAAGAAGAGCGCACATTGTTGAGGGTTTGACTAAGGCTACAAGATCCATCGATACAGTTGTTGACATTATTCGCAATTCGGCAAATGCTGAGGAAGCTTCAAAAAACCTAATGGAGACTCTTGAAGTAACCCAGGAGCAAAGTTCCGCAATTCTTGACATGAGAATGGGAAAACTGACAGGAATGGAAATTGAGAAGCTTCTCAATGAATACAGAGATTTAGTCGCTAAAATCAACGAATACAGATTGATTCTCGCGAGTGATGAGAAGGTTTACGAGATTATTCAGAAAGAACTCGGTGAGATAAAAGAAAAGTATGGTGATGCAAGGCGAACCAAAATTGATCTAGGAAACGGAACGGATTTCAACATAGAAGATGTGATCCCCGATGAAGAAATCGTTCTCATGGTAACGAAGAAGGGCTACATAAAGTCAACTCCTCTCGAAAGTTACAGGAAGCAAGGCAGAGGCGGTAAGGGTGTCATTGGAGTACGAACAGGTGAAGAGGATTTTGTCGTCAATATACTGACGACTACGAGGCTTAGCAAAACTGTTATCATAACTTCGAAGGGCAAAGCATACGTGCTGAGCAATCACATAATTGATCACTCTTCAAGGGACTCAAAGGGAAAGCTCCTTGCAAATTACATAAAGATCGACCCCGACGAAAACGTTCAGGCCGTTCTTTCAACAAGAAGGGAAGAGGTTAAAGGAAAGCATCTCGTCATTACAACCCGTTCCGGCAAGATAAAGAAGACTGAGTTTGAGGCCTTCCTTAATGTCCGTGTGTCCGGAATCAAGGCTATCAGCTTGAACGAAAGCGACAGAGTTATTGATGCGTCGCTTACAACAAAAGAGAATGACACAATTATTATCTCTACGAAAAATGGTATGGTGATTAGATTCTCTCTCGAACAGGTACGTTCGATGGGCAGGAGCGCCGCGGGCGTGATGGGAATCAGGCTGAAGAAGAACGATGAAGTCGTCGGAGCTAACATCGTAGCGGCCGAAGATGAGAGATTTCTTCTCACTGCGACTCAGAAAGGCGGCGGCAAGAGAACCCGCATTTCAGAATACAGATGTCAGAACCGGGGCGGCTTGGGAGTGAAGAATATTTATGGGCTGGAGAAGATTGGTCAAGTTATTGGAACTCTTGTGGTTAATGGCGATGATGGAGTGATACTTGCTACCAAGTCAGGGATGTCAATAAGAATCCCCATTTCCCAGGTTAGACCCACTGGAAGAGTGACCAAGGGAGTCAGGATAGTGGATCTAAAAGAAAACGATATCGTTGCGACGATGGCTGTAGTAGTTGACTGA
- a CDS encoding O-antigen ligase: MTEKKHLIDFETVVYLILTLFIPLFVTKGFTHEPSTGKHLFYVVGFAIIFLSMVLKKKEIPIEFGFVHLAFFGVGIAALLSLIVVSIDNPQYFRYSLEIALYIVFLSFTALYISNKWDTVEKIEVVMLFFVIGAAAVAIDALLNFYLGFDIFLGKVGEPFARASARSTIGNPNFVSDYMGMTIPMIFYFIISRKPLGLLFKKPVGQLILKSVMVIFLVPMVGSVFVSQTRTVITAIFFGNLLFLLLYFFLKRGKKPEALEDSESRKFKRLSLIFLLIALIIIGVLSYMYLTPSPLSGDGKINITARLEYALTSSGSWNERFSAWYNSIFQWLDDSNKLRIPFGSGIGTFQLYHLLYSPQVLEHNPDYMLVWNNFKRTHNDYVQGLGEMGIFGLLFIVLMVGLLVFRYLKNLFKIDNKRDLLIYGSLGAGIFSLAVHSFFEFPLHMQPNLMLAIFLGSVAVGKYFNPDLKKKIASRTLTAVILFTLSGGLIFLKTTAFLGEGFFRTGQTNQQYYLAYFNQAQNLNLSALQKAKSEIANFTGNYSYLADVSSYMDVKGTEIRSKYPGANQIDLLEQAEKERQNEIRRLTDEIDNRINQYNFYISKSAEYYEQAIADFKLSNRLYPVFGKPLWYIAGLGTKTQRLETARDNPELMKAILTGKDDYTSDIILEFKGDPEIIPVHRTNIRTLPFGEFFEKHASVFDNAEFVSGLQLYFITQIQMILDAADYYESSTILFSERQTPRILGRLYTSINSELKKYYNFVNSRESVINAAFGGSEEFRQIIIDLVYESSNRATYWFDLGIHLLPGTWNRYPDWEDIYIEYLNSIPSILDTVEERKLKILSVAEKHVWACENMGPATPDETLQFAVQWGRSNLSGEELSSFEQNLKDVFERVVSLNRDLIGKTPNLPEKTVDQIQSLISLFETL; this comes from the coding sequence ATGACAGAGAAGAAACACCTGATAGATTTCGAAACCGTTGTTTATTTGATTTTGACCCTATTCATCCCTTTATTTGTGACCAAGGGATTTACGCATGAACCCTCAACAGGGAAGCATCTTTTCTACGTTGTAGGATTCGCAATTATCTTTCTTTCTATGGTGCTGAAAAAGAAAGAAATTCCCATCGAATTCGGATTCGTTCATCTAGCGTTTTTCGGGGTCGGAATCGCTGCTTTGCTCTCGCTTATTGTTGTTTCAATTGATAATCCCCAATATTTCAGGTATTCTCTAGAGATCGCTCTCTACATTGTCTTTCTCTCTTTCACAGCCCTTTACATTTCGAACAAATGGGACACGGTTGAGAAAATTGAGGTTGTAATGCTGTTCTTTGTTATAGGAGCAGCCGCAGTTGCCATAGATGCACTGCTCAACTTCTATCTGGGGTTCGATATCTTTCTAGGAAAAGTCGGAGAACCATTTGCAAGAGCCTCCGCAAGATCGACAATTGGAAATCCAAACTTCGTATCCGATTATATGGGGATGACCATCCCCATGATATTCTATTTCATAATTTCTAGAAAACCACTTGGCTTGCTCTTCAAGAAACCTGTTGGACAGTTGATTCTCAAGAGCGTCATGGTCATTTTTCTAGTTCCGATGGTCGGTTCTGTATTTGTTTCTCAGACTAGAACTGTCATAACAGCAATATTCTTCGGAAACCTTCTCTTCCTACTCCTCTATTTCTTCCTGAAGAGGGGAAAGAAACCCGAAGCGCTTGAAGATTCTGAAAGCAGGAAATTCAAAAGGCTTTCTCTGATCTTCCTTCTAATAGCTTTGATAATCATTGGAGTTTTATCGTACATGTACTTGACACCTTCTCCTCTGTCTGGAGATGGGAAAATCAATATAACGGCCAGGTTGGAATATGCACTGACTTCATCGGGATCGTGGAATGAGAGATTTTCGGCCTGGTACAACTCAATCTTCCAGTGGCTAGACGATAGCAACAAGTTGAGAATTCCCTTTGGCTCTGGAATCGGTACGTTCCAGCTCTACCATTTGCTGTACAGCCCTCAGGTGCTGGAACATAACCCCGACTACATGCTTGTCTGGAATAACTTCAAGAGGACTCATAATGATTACGTTCAGGGTTTGGGAGAGATGGGAATTTTCGGTCTCCTCTTCATTGTATTGATGGTGGGTCTGCTGGTATTCAGGTACCTCAAGAATTTGTTCAAAATCGACAACAAGAGGGATCTGTTGATTTATGGTTCCCTGGGAGCGGGGATATTTTCCCTGGCAGTTCACAGTTTTTTTGAGTTTCCTCTTCATATGCAGCCGAATCTCATGCTCGCAATTTTCCTGGGATCTGTTGCTGTAGGAAAGTACTTCAATCCAGATCTCAAGAAGAAAATTGCATCGAGGACTCTGACTGCAGTAATACTATTTACTCTGTCCGGTGGCTTGATCTTCCTCAAGACAACGGCCTTTCTTGGTGAAGGATTCTTCAGGACCGGGCAGACCAATCAACAGTATTATCTTGCTTACTTCAATCAGGCACAAAATCTTAATCTCAGTGCTCTCCAAAAAGCCAAGAGTGAAATTGCAAATTTCACTGGCAATTACTCATATCTGGCGGACGTTTCTAGTTATATGGATGTTAAGGGCACTGAAATCCGGTCAAAGTATCCGGGCGCAAATCAAATAGATCTTCTTGAGCAAGCCGAGAAAGAGCGTCAGAACGAGATTAGAAGATTGACTGATGAAATAGACAACCGTATCAACCAGTACAACTTCTACATTTCAAAATCGGCTGAATACTATGAGCAGGCTATTGCGGATTTCAAACTCTCAAATAGACTGTATCCCGTATTTGGTAAACCTCTTTGGTATATTGCCGGCCTGGGAACAAAGACACAACGACTTGAGACAGCAAGAGACAACCCGGAGCTCATGAAGGCCATTCTAACTGGAAAGGATGATTATACCTCTGACATAATACTTGAGTTCAAGGGAGATCCCGAAATAATTCCTGTTCACAGAACTAACATCAGAACTCTTCCATTCGGTGAGTTCTTCGAAAAGCATGCTTCGGTCTTCGACAATGCTGAGTTTGTATCGGGCTTACAGCTCTACTTTATAACACAGATTCAGATGATACTCGACGCTGCCGACTACTATGAGTCCTCAACAATATTATTCAGTGAGCGCCAGACCCCGAGGATTCTTGGACGACTCTACACTAGCATAAATAGCGAACTCAAAAAATACTACAACTTCGTGAATTCAAGAGAGAGCGTTATCAATGCGGCCTTCGGAGGGAGCGAAGAGTTTCGGCAGATTATTATTGATCTGGTATACGAAAGTAGCAATAGAGCTACGTACTGGTTTGATCTGGGAATTCATCTCCTTCCCGGCACCTGGAACAGATATCCAGATTGGGAAGACATTTATATCGAGTATTTGAATTCGATCCCCTCTATTCTTGACACAGTTGAAGAAAGGAAATTGAAGATCCTTTCTGTTGCAGAAAAACATGTATGGGCCTGTGAGAACATGGGACCGGCAACTCCAGACGAAACACTGCAATTCGCAGTACAGTGGGGCAGATCAAATCTCTCTGGAGAAGAATTAAGTAGCTTCGAGCAAAACCTGAAAGATGTTTTCGAAAGAGTGGTCAGTCTAAATAGGGATCTGATTGGGAAGACGCCCAATCTTCCGGAAAAAACCGTTGATCAGATACAAAGCTTAATCTCGCTCTTCGAAACGCTTTGA
- a CDS encoding polysaccharide biosynthesis tyrosine autokinase: MSEFEGSDYRELTLEDIFRMFKKRMILFVSIVLAVVVVTGIYLIFATPIYEASVTIKVDPTSQSSVGDLFSSSLTGSSGSNISTEVELIKSRTNIEEIIEVLGLVDRVYSEEAKARLLSEGYSDRDLITSLTRSISSMITVSPVKDTRIVRVSVQNKEPILARDIANTLADVYNTKLAELSKRDLTRKREFIEAQIPLLESDLNEATDKIKQFKEETGIYVLDKHADQLFQMLSGYDNQYNELMISAEEKKAEIETYQSMLDDFDSDDSKSIKALWVQTSESFSVNPVLTSLRQNLATLQVELASLEEQYPKTDPRVRSKITEISKTESLIAEQIQNEFIVSGQGMTLNPAYQQIITGVISSEAGFQILQASIQAVALLRDQYQSELRNLPAKEQQLLDLERQIAVKESLYTLLLERLEEAKISEAAVVGNAAIVDPATVPQSPVKPNKKLSLAIGGVLGIFLGMLMVFLAEYLDKTLKTEEEIERFSRQPIIGRIPNIEGTREEMYVEKNPTAPSSESIKLAASNLSFTMGEGKTVAVTSVLPTEGKSFVIANIAYSMANSGQRVVLLDLDLRRPRIEKILKAGKRSKGAVDVIMGTASIDEVVENYAENMDFIGVGSIPPNPTIVLSSKKIDTFLSELKQRYDRVLIDMPPAVVTSDVSLVGNKLDGIVLVVRPGRAIKDGLRIVVENLKTVGVKILGVIVNGVDEKNSSYYYHYYYYYNEEGKKQKRRKRKEK, encoded by the coding sequence GTGAGCGAGTTCGAGGGTAGCGATTATAGGGAACTAACTCTTGAAGACATTTTTAGAATGTTTAAGAAACGAATGATTCTTTTCGTTTCAATTGTACTGGCCGTGGTTGTTGTCACAGGAATTTACCTAATTTTCGCTACACCCATATATGAAGCCAGCGTCACCATCAAGGTTGATCCTACTTCTCAATCTTCAGTAGGTGATCTATTCAGTAGTTCACTTACAGGAAGTTCAGGATCAAACATCTCGACAGAAGTTGAACTGATCAAAAGCAGAACTAATATTGAAGAGATAATTGAAGTTTTGGGTTTGGTTGACAGGGTTTATTCAGAAGAAGCGAAGGCCCGGCTGCTATCTGAAGGATATTCGGACCGCGATCTTATAACCTCTCTCACGCGAAGCATTTCGTCGATGATAACCGTATCACCTGTTAAAGATACCAGGATTGTCAGAGTCTCCGTACAGAACAAAGAACCCATTCTTGCAAGGGACATCGCAAATACCCTGGCCGATGTTTACAACACTAAATTGGCAGAACTCTCAAAAAGAGACCTGACAAGGAAACGAGAATTCATTGAAGCACAGATTCCACTTCTAGAGAGCGATCTGAATGAGGCTACAGATAAAATTAAACAGTTTAAAGAGGAGACAGGTATCTATGTCCTGGACAAGCATGCCGACCAGCTCTTTCAGATGCTTAGCGGCTATGACAATCAGTACAATGAGCTTATGATATCTGCTGAGGAGAAAAAGGCCGAAATCGAAACTTATCAGAGTATGCTCGATGACTTCGATAGTGATGATTCGAAAAGCATAAAGGCACTTTGGGTGCAGACATCTGAGAGTTTTTCTGTCAATCCTGTGCTGACCAGTCTGAGGCAGAACCTCGCTACTCTTCAAGTTGAACTTGCTTCCTTGGAAGAACAGTATCCAAAAACCGACCCAAGAGTTAGATCGAAAATCACGGAGATTTCGAAGACTGAAAGCCTGATTGCAGAGCAAATTCAGAATGAGTTCATAGTCTCTGGGCAGGGTATGACGCTGAATCCCGCATACCAGCAGATAATAACAGGCGTCATCAGTTCAGAAGCCGGATTTCAAATCCTTCAAGCTTCGATTCAGGCGGTAGCTCTCCTGAGGGATCAATATCAGTCTGAACTGAGAAATCTACCCGCGAAAGAGCAACAGCTGCTCGATCTGGAGAGGCAAATAGCAGTGAAAGAGAGCCTGTACACTCTGCTTCTTGAGAGACTTGAAGAGGCGAAGATCAGTGAAGCTGCCGTAGTTGGAAACGCAGCTATTGTCGATCCCGCGACCGTGCCTCAGTCGCCCGTGAAACCTAACAAAAAGCTATCTCTGGCCATTGGAGGAGTTTTAGGGATTTTTCTTGGAATGCTAATGGTTTTTCTTGCCGAGTATCTCGACAAGACTCTCAAAACCGAAGAAGAAATCGAAAGATTCAGTAGGCAACCCATTATCGGTCGAATTCCAAACATTGAAGGCACAAGAGAAGAGATGTATGTCGAGAAAAACCCAACGGCACCTTCTTCAGAGTCGATAAAACTTGCAGCAAGCAACCTCTCCTTCACGATGGGCGAGGGAAAAACTGTGGCAGTTACATCGGTTCTACCTACTGAAGGAAAGAGTTTTGTAATTGCGAATATTGCCTATTCAATGGCAAACAGCGGTCAAAGAGTAGTTCTCCTGGACCTTGATCTGCGTCGCCCCAGGATCGAAAAGATACTTAAGGCAGGCAAGAGAAGCAAGGGCGCGGTAGATGTAATAATGGGAACTGCATCAATTGATGAAGTTGTCGAGAACTACGCTGAAAACATGGATTTCATAGGAGTGGGCAGCATTCCCCCGAATCCCACAATAGTCCTTTCGTCGAAAAAGATCGACACTTTCCTTTCTGAATTGAAGCAGAGATATGACAGGGTTTTGATAGATATGCCACCTGCCGTTGTCACTTCCGACGTATCTTTGGTTGGGAACAAGCTCGACGGAATTGTACTTGTGGTAAGACCCGGAAGAGCAATAAAGGATGGTTTGAGGATAGTCGTTGAGAACTTGAAGACAGTTGGGGTCAAGATTCTTGGGGTAATAGTCAATGGAGTTGATGAGAAGAACTCAAGCTATTACTACCACTACTATTACTATTACAATGAAGAAGGAAAGAAACAGAAAAGAAGAAAGCGCAAAGAGAAGTAA
- the metG gene encoding methionine--tRNA ligase produces MKKFYVTTPIYYINSEPHIGSAYSTIVADVIARYRRLSGYEVFFLTGTDEHGQKVLNEALTRNINAQEYCDIMAEKFRKLWKELELTNDGFVRTTDENHMRTVQEFVSRLKENGDIYKGRYEGWYCIPDETFWNEEDLKEGKTCPECGREVKWVSEENYFFRLSKYNDPLLKLYKENPEFVQPDFRKNEMLRILESGLKDLSITRTSFNWGVPMPDDPEHVIYVWVDALINYLSAIGFPNDNETFERFWPADVHLIGKEINRFHSIIWPAMLISAGIPLPKQIYAHGWLTVNGQKISKSLGNAISPMAFVNIYGNDSLRYYLLRDIQFGRDGDFSEDNLIGRINADLANDLGNLLHRTIVMIQKFNKGLVPEMGIEDPVDDTLRELAERTFSTYRESMDQLKFTQALEGIWELIRFGNKYIDLTEPWKLGKNLESKERLNSVLHNLVRVLKNVSLMIEPVMFKTAGEIRKRLALDEKMTFKDLNWAALPACNEVRHGEPIFPRIDTEKHRKVTEVENEDMLAEAKDNLLISIDDFSKVELRVASVIEAEIVPKSRKLMRLQLDLGEFGRRQVVAGIAQFYSADELIGMKIVVVANLQPAKLMGIESNGMILAAKIGDSLSLLTVHKDLLPGAKVS; encoded by the coding sequence GTGAAGAAGTTCTATGTTACCACGCCAATATACTACATAAATAGCGAGCCTCACATTGGCTCTGCCTATTCCACAATAGTTGCAGATGTGATCGCCAGATACAGGAGACTCTCCGGCTATGAAGTATTCTTCCTCACTGGCACCGATGAGCACGGTCAAAAGGTCTTAAATGAAGCTCTAACGAGAAATATCAACGCTCAAGAATATTGCGATATAATGGCCGAGAAATTCAGAAAGCTATGGAAAGAGCTTGAATTGACGAACGATGGGTTCGTGAGAACTACTGATGAGAATCACATGAGAACCGTGCAGGAATTCGTTTCACGACTAAAGGAAAACGGTGATATATATAAGGGAAGATACGAAGGGTGGTACTGCATACCAGATGAAACTTTCTGGAATGAGGAAGATCTGAAGGAAGGGAAGACTTGCCCAGAATGCGGCCGCGAAGTGAAATGGGTGAGTGAAGAGAACTACTTTTTTAGACTTTCGAAGTACAATGATCCTCTTCTCAAACTCTACAAAGAGAACCCAGAGTTTGTCCAACCGGATTTTAGAAAGAATGAAATGCTGAGAATTCTTGAATCCGGACTGAAGGATTTAAGTATAACGAGAACGTCTTTCAATTGGGGAGTACCGATGCCCGATGATCCAGAACACGTAATCTATGTTTGGGTAGACGCCCTCATTAATTACCTCAGTGCCATCGGTTTTCCTAATGACAACGAGACTTTCGAGCGATTTTGGCCTGCAGATGTACATCTCATTGGAAAAGAGATCAATCGTTTCCACTCTATTATTTGGCCCGCAATGCTTATCTCTGCGGGGATACCTCTGCCAAAACAGATTTATGCGCACGGATGGTTGACGGTAAACGGTCAGAAGATTTCCAAATCGCTTGGTAATGCTATCAGTCCAATGGCTTTTGTAAATATTTATGGAAACGACTCTTTGAGATATTACCTGTTGCGGGATATCCAGTTCGGTAGAGATGGCGACTTTTCTGAGGACAATCTAATAGGAAGGATCAATGCCGATCTTGCAAACGATCTGGGAAATCTTCTACATCGGACAATTGTTATGATTCAGAAGTTCAACAAGGGTCTTGTACCTGAAATGGGCATCGAAGATCCAGTAGATGATACTCTTAGAGAGCTTGCTGAACGCACATTCTCAACTTATCGGGAGTCAATGGATCAGCTGAAGTTTACTCAGGCTCTTGAAGGAATTTGGGAACTCATTCGATTTGGCAACAAATATATCGACTTGACTGAACCATGGAAGCTGGGAAAGAATCTTGAGAGTAAAGAACGGCTGAACTCTGTTTTGCACAATCTGGTTCGTGTCCTGAAAAACGTTTCGCTAATGATAGAGCCCGTGATGTTCAAAACGGCTGGCGAGATCAGGAAGAGACTGGCCCTTGATGAGAAAATGACTTTCAAAGATCTCAATTGGGCAGCCTTGCCTGCATGTAATGAAGTCCGTCACGGCGAGCCGATCTTTCCAAGAATCGATACTGAAAAACACAGGAAGGTGACAGAAGTGGAGAACGAAGACATGCTGGCAGAAGCTAAGGATAATCTTTTGATAAGCATAGACGATTTCTCAAAGGTTGAGCTAAGAGTGGCTAGTGTTATTGAAGCAGAGATTGTTCCTAAGTCAAGAAAGCTCATGAGATTGCAGCTTGATTTGGGAGAATTCGGAAGGCGACAGGTAGTTGCTGGTATTGCTCAGTTCTACAGTGCAGATGAGCTAATTGGTATGAAAATAGTTGTCGTTGCAAATCTGCAGCCTGCAAAGTTAATGGGAATAGAGTCGAACGGGATGATTCTAGCTGCAAAGATTGGAGACTCGCTTTCGTTACTGACTGTACATAAGGATCTGCTTCCCGGCGCAAAAGTTTCTTAA